From a single Tursiops truncatus isolate mTurTru1 chromosome 20, mTurTru1.mat.Y, whole genome shotgun sequence genomic region:
- the LOC101318661 gene encoding transmembrane protein 106A isoform X2, whose translation MGETLSQLGSREDENKSMVPSGPACGSEAASYSSTTGSSKPSCSCAPCERAAGGSFATCPTCQGSGEIPRELEKQLVALIPYGDQRLKPRHTKLSMFLAVFICLVTSSLIVFFLFPRIIAVQPVGLNSSTVTVGEADIHLNITNILSISNNNYYPIAVTQLTIEVLHLSLVVGQVSDSLLLHVGPLASEQMLYTVANRIWDENTYKICTWLKIKVHHVLLHIQGTLTCSYLSHSEQLVFQSYEYVDCRGNASKPHLLVPRPP comes from the exons ATGGGTGAGACGCTCTCCCAGCTGGGCTCTCGGGAGGATGAGAACAAGTCGATGGTGCCCTCCGGCCCAGCCTGTGGCAGCGAGGCTGCCAGCTACTCCAGCACCACCGGCAGCAGCAAGCCTTCTTGTTCCTGTGCGCCTTGTGAAAGGGCTGCTGGCGGCAGCTTTGCGACTTGTCCCACCTGCCAGGGCAGTGGGGAGATCCCTCGAG AACTAGAGAAGCAGCTGGTGGCCCTCATCCCCTATGGGGACCAGAGGCTGAAGCCCAGGCACAC GAAGCTCTCCATGTTCCTGGCAGTGTTCATCTGCCTGGTGACCTCCTCCCTCATCGTCTTTTTCCTGTTTCCCCGGATTATCGCCGTGCAGCCTGTAGGCCTCAACTCCTCCACGGTGACTGTTGGCGAGGCCGACATCCACCTCAATATAACG AATATCTTGAGCATCTCCAATAACAACTACTACCCCATCGCCGTGACCCAGCTGACCATTGAGGTTCTGCACCTGTCCCTCGTGGTGGGGCAGGTCTCCGACAGCCTTCTCCTCCACGTCGGCCCTTTGGCCAGTGAGCAG ATGTTGTATACGGTAGCCAACAGGATATGGGATGAAAACACATA caAGATCTGTACCTGGCTGAAAATCAAAGTCCACCATGTGCTTCTGCACATCCA GGGCACCCTGACCTGTTCCTACCTGAGCCATTCAGAGCAGCTGGTCTTCCAGAGCTACGAATATGTGGACTGCCGGGGAAACGCATCCAAGCCCCACTTGCTGGTCCCTCGCCCGCCGTGA
- the ARL4D gene encoding ADP-ribosylation factor-like protein 4D has translation MGNHLTEMAPTASFLPHFQALHVVVIGLDSAGKTSLLYRLKFKEFVQSVPTKGFNTEKIRVPLGGSRSITFQVWDVGGQEKLRPLWRSYTRRTDGLVFVVDAAEAERLEEAKVELHRISRASDNQGVPVLVLANKQDQPGALSAAEVEKRLAVGELAAAPLTHVQGCSAVDGLGLQPGLERLYGMILKRKKTVRTGKKRR, from the coding sequence ATGGGGAACCACTTGACAGAGATGGCGCCCACcgcctccttcctgcctcactTCCAGGCCCTGCACGTTGTGGTCATTGGGCTGGACTCGGCTGGAAAGACCTCCCTTCTTTACCGCCTCAAGTTCAAAGAGTTTGTCCAGAGTGTCCCCACCAAAGGCTTCAACACCGAGAAGATCCGGGTGCCCCTGGGGGGGTCCCGTAGCATCACCTTCCAAGTGTGGGATGTGGGGGGGCAGGAGAAGCTTCGGCCACTGTGGCGCTCCTACACACGCCGGACCGACGGGCTGGTGTTTGTGGTGGATGCCGCTGAGGCTGAGCGGCTGGAGGAGGCCAAGGTGGAGCTACACCGAATCAGCCGGGCCTCGGACAACCAGGGTGTGCCTGTCCTGGTGCTGGCCAACAAGCAGGATCAGCCTGGGGCCCTGAGCGCAGCCGAGGTGGAGAAGAGGCTGGCAGTCGGCGAGCTGGCTGCTGCCCCACTCACCCACGTGCAGGGCTGCAGTGCTGTGGACGGGCTGGGCCTGCAGCCAGGCCTGGAGCGCCTGTATGGGATGATCCTCAAGAGAAAGAAGACTGTCCGGACAGGCAAGAAGAGACGGTGA
- the LOC101318661 gene encoding transmembrane protein 106A isoform X1: MGETLSQLGSREDENKSMVPSGPACGSEAASYSSTTGSSKPSCSCAPCERAAGGSFATCPTCQGSGEIPRELEKQLVALIPYGDQRLKPRHTKLSMFLAVFICLVTSSLIVFFLFPRIIAVQPVGLNSSTVTVGEADIHLNITNILSISNNNYYPIAVTQLTIEVLHLSLVVGQVSDSLLLHVGPLASEQVTPSCWPDLPTDLYLAENQSPPCASAHPGHPDLFLPEPFRAAGLPELRICGLPGKRIQAPLAGPSPAVTCLLSSSCGHLPAWSASPTTPWHPIGRE, encoded by the exons ATGGGTGAGACGCTCTCCCAGCTGGGCTCTCGGGAGGATGAGAACAAGTCGATGGTGCCCTCCGGCCCAGCCTGTGGCAGCGAGGCTGCCAGCTACTCCAGCACCACCGGCAGCAGCAAGCCTTCTTGTTCCTGTGCGCCTTGTGAAAGGGCTGCTGGCGGCAGCTTTGCGACTTGTCCCACCTGCCAGGGCAGTGGGGAGATCCCTCGAG AACTAGAGAAGCAGCTGGTGGCCCTCATCCCCTATGGGGACCAGAGGCTGAAGCCCAGGCACAC GAAGCTCTCCATGTTCCTGGCAGTGTTCATCTGCCTGGTGACCTCCTCCCTCATCGTCTTTTTCCTGTTTCCCCGGATTATCGCCGTGCAGCCTGTAGGCCTCAACTCCTCCACGGTGACTGTTGGCGAGGCCGACATCCACCTCAATATAACG AATATCTTGAGCATCTCCAATAACAACTACTACCCCATCGCCGTGACCCAGCTGACCATTGAGGTTCTGCACCTGTCCCTCGTGGTGGGGCAGGTCTCCGACAGCCTTCTCCTCCACGTCGGCCCTTTGGCCAGTGAGCAGGTGACTCCCTCTTGCTGGCCAGACCTGCCCACAG ATCTGTACCTGGCTGAAAATCAAAGTCCACCATGTGCTTCTGCACATCCA GGGCACCCTGACCTGTTCCTACCTGAGCCATTCAGAGCAGCTGGTCTTCCAGAGCTACGAATATGTGGACTGCCGGGGAAACGCATCCAAGCCCCACTTGCTGGTCCCTCGCCCGCCGTGACCTGTCTGCTGTCGTCGAGCTGCGGGCACCTGCCGGCCTGGTCTGCATCTCCCACCACTCCATGGCACCCAATAGGACGAGAGTGA